In a single window of the Streptomyces sp. NBC_00353 genome:
- a CDS encoding tetratricopeptide repeat-containing glycosyltransferase, whose protein sequence is MKPSICLCMIVKNEAHVIERCLTSVRDLIDTWVISDTGSSDGTQQRIRTALDGVPGELHEEPWVDFGHNRTLNIRHAHAKADYLLLLDADLVIHRQGPLPPLTADSYLLRHEGATECRIKRLVRGDIAWRYEGVTHEYLTSDQRDDQQTLDALVIEDHADGGTRHEKFERDVRLLGAELERDPANTRTVFHLAQTMRDLGERDKAIALYEHRARMGGWGEEVYYSLLQAGILKADADDWPAAMDALSRAWESRPQRLEACYELSSRLRGLGRHRAAHAFVCAGLDREPPDDLLFIQPWVYRWGLLFEYSITACRVGDIDGSLRACDRLLSMPDLPDAHRRQTLTNREFAEQRQATRNASWASPPDWRRGPRLSDNSCSTCHA, encoded by the coding sequence GTGAAGCCGTCCATCTGCCTGTGCATGATCGTCAAGAACGAGGCCCACGTCATCGAGCGCTGCCTCACCTCCGTTCGCGACCTGATCGACACCTGGGTGATCTCCGATACCGGTTCGAGCGACGGAACACAGCAGCGGATCCGTACCGCACTCGACGGCGTCCCGGGCGAGCTCCACGAGGAGCCGTGGGTGGACTTCGGCCACAATCGGACCCTGAACATCAGGCACGCCCACGCCAAGGCCGACTATCTGCTCCTCCTCGACGCCGATCTGGTGATCCACAGACAGGGGCCGCTGCCCCCGCTGACCGCCGACTCGTACCTGCTGAGGCACGAAGGCGCGACCGAGTGCCGCATCAAGCGTCTGGTGCGCGGCGACATCGCCTGGCGCTACGAGGGCGTCACCCATGAGTACCTCACCTCCGACCAGCGCGACGACCAGCAGACTCTCGACGCGCTCGTCATCGAGGACCACGCCGACGGGGGAACGCGACACGAAAAGTTCGAGCGGGATGTACGCCTGCTCGGTGCCGAACTCGAGCGCGACCCCGCCAACACCCGGACTGTCTTCCATCTGGCGCAGACCATGCGGGATCTCGGCGAGAGGGACAAGGCGATCGCCCTGTACGAGCACCGCGCGCGGATGGGCGGCTGGGGCGAGGAGGTGTACTACTCGCTGCTGCAGGCCGGGATCCTCAAGGCCGATGCCGACGACTGGCCGGCTGCCATGGACGCGCTCTCGCGTGCCTGGGAGTCGCGGCCGCAACGGCTCGAGGCCTGCTACGAACTCTCCTCCCGGCTGCGCGGCCTCGGCCGCCACCGCGCCGCGCACGCGTTCGTCTGCGCCGGGCTCGACCGGGAACCGCCGGACGACCTGCTGTTCATCCAGCCGTGGGTGTACCGATGGGGGCTGCTCTTCGAGTACTCGATCACCGCCTGCCGGGTCGGCGACATCGACGGTTCGCTCAGGGCATGCGACCGGCTCCTGTCGATGCCGGACCTGCCTGATGCCCATCGCAGGCAGACACTCACCAACCGCGAGTTCGCCGAACAGCGTCAGGCCACCCGCAACGCGTCATGGGCGTCACCCCCGGACTGGCGGCGGGGCCCACGCCTCAGTGACAACAGCTGCAGCACCTGCCACGCCTGA
- a CDS encoding GNAT family N-acetyltransferase, with protein MSDLYIRCAGLSDIDAVLQFWSEAAEGTSISDDYDGVARLISRDPEALLLAERDGLLAGTVIAGFDGWRCSAYRLAVHPECRRQGIATALLEAAEQRFVDLGGRRVDAMVLEANERAHRTWAAAGYHREDHWRRWVKPL; from the coding sequence ATGAGTGATCTCTACATCCGTTGCGCCGGCCTCTCGGACATCGACGCCGTGCTGCAGTTCTGGAGCGAAGCCGCAGAAGGAACCAGCATCAGCGACGACTACGACGGGGTGGCCCGACTCATCTCAAGGGACCCCGAAGCCCTGCTTCTCGCCGAGCGTGACGGTCTTCTCGCGGGAACCGTCATAGCCGGTTTCGATGGTTGGCGATGCTCCGCCTACCGGCTGGCCGTACACCCGGAGTGCCGTCGACAGGGCATCGCCACCGCCTTGCTGGAAGCAGCGGAACAACGATTCGTCGACCTGGGCGGGCGACGGGTCGACGCCATGGTCCTGGAAGCCAACGAACGGGCGCACCGCACATGGGCTGCCGCTGGATACCACCGCGAGGATCACTGGCGACGCTGGGTGAAACCGCTGTAG
- the ligD gene encoding non-homologous end-joining DNA ligase: MAPNPERAPFAPPSIAPMLAVPGPLPVRDEEWAFEAKWDGARSVLTSAGDGTVKLTSRAGNDITVTYPELQALGGILRGRGVVLDGEVVVLDALGRPDFGLLQRRMGVVNARHATRLAQQTPVQLVVFDVMFLDGRSLLASSYRERRQVLSGLGLAGPHWSTPGYVHGHGARTWEAVVREGLEGVVAKRLASPYTPGARSPDWRKTKRVETLDVVIGGWTRRRGAAGDVPGAVLVGVDTPAGLRFAGSVGSGMSQRELAELAAYLAVIARPTSPFTGPVRVTDAHWVEPRLVAEVTASEWTAAGRLRHPVWQRLRPDLTRLD; the protein is encoded by the coding sequence ATGGCCCCGAATCCCGAGCGCGCCCCTTTCGCGCCTCCGTCGATCGCACCGATGCTGGCCGTGCCGGGTCCGCTGCCGGTGCGCGATGAGGAGTGGGCGTTCGAGGCCAAATGGGATGGTGCCCGCTCCGTCCTGACCAGCGCAGGCGACGGAACCGTGAAGCTGACTTCCCGGGCGGGCAACGACATCACCGTGACCTATCCCGAGCTGCAGGCGCTCGGCGGGATCCTGCGTGGGCGGGGTGTCGTGCTCGACGGTGAGGTCGTGGTCCTGGACGCCCTGGGACGGCCCGACTTCGGCTTGCTCCAGCGCCGGATGGGTGTGGTGAACGCACGCCACGCCACTCGCCTGGCACAGCAGACACCCGTCCAGCTCGTGGTCTTCGACGTGATGTTCCTGGACGGCCGCTCGCTGCTGGCCTCCTCCTACCGCGAGCGCCGCCAGGTCCTGTCAGGACTGGGGCTGGCCGGTCCGCACTGGTCGACGCCGGGATACGTGCACGGACACGGTGCCCGGACGTGGGAAGCCGTGGTGCGCGAGGGCCTGGAAGGCGTGGTCGCCAAGAGGCTTGCCTCCCCGTACACGCCAGGGGCCCGCTCGCCCGACTGGCGCAAGACCAAGAGGGTCGAGACCCTGGACGTGGTCATCGGCGGCTGGACACGGAGGCGGGGCGCGGCGGGGGACGTGCCGGGCGCGGTTCTGGTCGGTGTGGACACGCCGGCCGGCCTGCGGTTCGCGGGATCGGTGGGGTCGGGGATGTCCCAGCGTGAGCTGGCCGAACTTGCCGCGTACCTGGCGGTCATCGCGCGCCCGACGTCACCGTTCACCGGCCCGGTCCGGGTGACTGACGCGCACTGGGTCGAGCCGCGGCTGGTGGCTGAGGTGACCGCCTCGGAGTGGACCGCCGCCGGCCGCCTGCGTCATCCGGTCTGGCAACGGCTAAGGCCGGACCTGACGCGGCTGGACTGA
- the bioD gene encoding dethiobiotin synthase — MPVLVVSGTGTEIGKTVVTAAVAAVAVAAGRSVAVLKPAQTGVAPGEPGDVFEVRRLAGEAVTGLELGRFPEPLAPDTAARRSGMAPVRPEQIAEAAEKLATEHDLVLVEGAGGLLVRFDDEGATLADAARLLAAPVLVVTSAGLGTLNTTALTSEALRARGLGCLGVVVGSMPAEPDLAARCNLDDLPVVAGAPLLGVVPAGAGALAPVDFRARATSWLTAELGGIRTAR, encoded by the coding sequence ATGCCGGTACTGGTAGTGAGCGGCACGGGTACGGAGATCGGCAAGACGGTCGTCACGGCGGCGGTGGCCGCGGTGGCGGTCGCCGCCGGGCGTTCGGTGGCCGTGCTCAAGCCGGCCCAGACGGGTGTCGCGCCGGGAGAACCGGGCGATGTCTTCGAGGTGCGTCGGCTGGCGGGCGAGGCAGTCACCGGCCTCGAACTGGGCCGGTTCCCCGAACCGTTGGCGCCGGACACGGCCGCCCGGCGGTCGGGCATGGCGCCCGTGCGCCCTGAACAGATCGCGGAGGCGGCCGAGAAACTCGCGACCGAGCACGATCTGGTGCTGGTCGAGGGTGCGGGCGGGCTGCTCGTACGGTTCGACGACGAAGGCGCCACTCTCGCGGACGCGGCCCGGCTGCTGGCCGCCCCGGTTCTGGTCGTGACGTCTGCCGGGCTCGGCACGCTCAACACGACCGCGCTCACCTCGGAGGCCCTGCGGGCGCGGGGGCTCGGGTGCCTCGGGGTGGTGGTGGGCAGCATGCCGGCCGAGCCCGACCTCGCCGCACGCTGCAATCTCGACGATCTTCCGGTGGTGGCGGGTGCGCCGCTCCTGGGCGTGGTGCCCGCCGGGGCGGGGGCGCTGGCGCCGGTCGACTTCCGCGCCCGGGCCACGAGTTGGCTGACGGCGGAGCTGGGCGGGATCCGGACCGCCCGCTGA
- a CDS encoding RNA polymerase sigma factor, whose product MTKGGEQHRGQVDDAELGAAVERAQQGDEEAFAVAYRMVHPGLLGYVRGLVGEDGEDVASDAWLEISRDLGRFRGDGAGFRGWTATIARHRALDHLRRQKRRPRTAFLEQDVLELPSGHDTAAAALETLSTEQALTLIGQLPREQAEAVLLRVVVGLDGPATARVLGKRAGAVRTSAYRGLKRLAERMTSAGTGTVTSAARRTLRDET is encoded by the coding sequence GTGACCAAGGGCGGGGAACAGCACCGCGGGCAAGTGGACGACGCCGAACTCGGCGCTGCAGTGGAGCGAGCCCAGCAGGGGGACGAGGAAGCCTTCGCGGTGGCGTACCGGATGGTCCATCCCGGGCTGCTCGGCTACGTACGAGGTCTGGTCGGCGAGGACGGTGAGGACGTGGCCTCCGACGCCTGGCTGGAGATCTCCCGCGATCTCGGGCGGTTCCGCGGAGACGGGGCCGGGTTCCGCGGCTGGACCGCGACGATCGCCCGGCACCGGGCGCTGGACCATCTGCGCAGACAGAAGCGGCGGCCGCGCACCGCATTCCTGGAGCAGGACGTCCTCGAACTGCCCAGTGGTCACGACACGGCCGCGGCCGCCCTGGAGACGCTCTCCACCGAGCAGGCGCTCACGCTCATCGGGCAGTTGCCGCGAGAGCAGGCGGAAGCGGTTCTGCTGCGCGTCGTCGTCGGCCTCGACGGCCCTGCGACGGCGCGTGTGCTCGGCAAGCGAGCCGGGGCCGTACGCACCTCCGCCTACCGTGGACTGAAGCGACTGGCCGAGCGCATGACCTCGGCGGGAACGGGCACTGTGACGTCTGCGGCGCGGCGCACGCTGAGAGATGAGACATGA
- a CDS encoding SGNH/GDSL hydrolase family protein, with translation MEMNASYTSLVAVGDSFTEGMSDLLPDGSYRGWADVLAGRLATRSPGFRYANLAVRGKLIRQIVDEQVEAAAAMQADVVTLVGGLNDTLRPKCDMGMVRGQLEEAVERLAPACKKLVLMRSPGRNGPVMERFRPRMEELFTLVDELANRHGALVVDLYGTPALGDPRLWDVDRLHLTDEGHRRVAEAVWQTLGLPAENDWQTPLPAAVPPRWTTRRVDDLRFARRHLAPWIGRRLTGRSSGDGRTGAQFSAELGKAFWVTPEDDRDPGPVATWRRVDGTR, from the coding sequence ATGGAAATGAATGCCTCCTACACCAGTCTTGTCGCGGTCGGCGACTCGTTCACCGAGGGCATGTCGGACCTGCTGCCGGACGGTTCGTACCGCGGCTGGGCCGATGTCCTCGCCGGCCGGCTCGCCACCCGCTCCCCCGGGTTCCGGTACGCGAACCTCGCCGTACGCGGAAAGCTGATCCGCCAGATAGTCGACGAGCAGGTCGAAGCGGCGGCCGCCATGCAGGCGGATGTCGTCACGCTCGTCGGCGGTCTCAACGACACACTGCGACCGAAGTGCGACATGGGCATGGTGCGCGGGCAGCTGGAGGAGGCCGTGGAGCGCCTCGCGCCGGCGTGCAAGAAGCTGGTGCTGATGCGCAGCCCCGGTCGCAACGGCCCAGTGATGGAACGGTTCCGTCCGCGGATGGAGGAGCTGTTCACCCTGGTCGACGAGTTGGCGAACCGCCACGGTGCGCTGGTCGTCGATCTGTACGGAACTCCGGCGCTGGGAGATCCCCGGCTGTGGGACGTCGACCGGCTGCATCTGACCGACGAAGGACACCGCAGAGTTGCCGAGGCGGTCTGGCAGACGCTGGGGCTTCCGGCCGAGAACGACTGGCAGACGCCGCTCCCCGCCGCCGTACCTCCGCGGTGGACGACACGGCGCGTCGACGACCTCCGCTTCGCACGCCGTCATCTGGCTCCATGGATCGGTCGGCGTCTGACCGGCCGGTCGTCCGGCGACGGACGGACGGGCGCCCAGTTCAGCGCCGAGCTCGGGAAGGCCTTCTGGGTCACCCCCGAGGACGACCGGGACCCGGGGCCGGTGGCCACGTGGCGCCGGGTGGACGGCACCCGCTAG
- a CDS encoding TIGR03621 family F420-dependent LLM class oxidoreductase: MARPFRFGVNMLTPAGGTDWRTRCRRAEQLGYDVILVPDHLGLPAPFPALVAAAEATERPRVGTFVLNAAFWNPTLLAREAAGTDALTEGRLELGVGAGYVREEHDRAGIEFLSPGGRVDHLRRTVEELDRLLRDDNHVPRSPQHPRPPLLIGGNGDRVLRLAARFAEIVAFTGAASVRTGRLVPLTAEQLDERVAAYRRFAAARESPAELNLLIQFVRTTNDRRAAVREVLPLTPHLDEDQALALPLLAMGTVRAVAEQLRERRERYGFSYLTVLEPNMEAFGPIVQELAGS, encoded by the coding sequence ATGGCAAGGCCGTTTCGATTCGGAGTGAACATGCTGACGCCGGCCGGCGGGACGGACTGGCGCACCCGATGCCGCCGCGCGGAGCAGCTCGGATACGACGTGATCCTGGTCCCCGACCACCTGGGCCTGCCGGCCCCCTTCCCGGCACTGGTCGCCGCCGCAGAGGCCACGGAGCGGCCCCGCGTCGGCACCTTCGTGCTCAATGCCGCCTTCTGGAACCCGACGCTGCTGGCCCGCGAGGCCGCCGGTACGGATGCGCTGACCGAGGGGCGCCTGGAGCTGGGGGTCGGGGCCGGATACGTACGCGAGGAGCACGACCGGGCGGGTATCGAGTTCCTCTCCCCCGGCGGACGGGTGGACCATCTGCGACGTACGGTCGAGGAGCTGGACCGGCTGCTGCGCGACGACAACCACGTCCCGAGGTCCCCGCAGCACCCCAGGCCACCACTGCTGATCGGTGGGAACGGGGACCGGGTCCTGCGTCTGGCGGCCCGCTTCGCGGAGATCGTGGCGTTCACCGGGGCGGCGAGCGTCCGGACCGGCAGACTCGTGCCCCTCACCGCCGAGCAGCTCGACGAGCGCGTCGCCGCCTACCGGCGGTTCGCCGCCGCGCGGGAGAGCCCGGCGGAGCTGAATCTGCTCATCCAGTTCGTCCGGACGACCAACGACCGTCGTGCAGCCGTGCGCGAGGTGCTGCCGCTGACACCGCACCTCGACGAGGACCAGGCCCTTGCACTGCCGCTGCTCGCGATGGGCACGGTGCGGGCGGTCGCCGAGCAGCTGAGGGAGCGCCGGGAGCGGTACGGCTTCTCGTACCTGACGGTGCTGGAGCCGAACATGGAGGCATTCGGCCCGATCGTCCAGGAGCTCGCCGGCAGCTGA
- a CDS encoding hemolysin family protein — translation MTAVQLFIGLLTLVANAFFVGAEFALISVRRSQIEPEAEAGNRRARSVIWGLEHVSALLAAAQLGITLCTLVLGIVAEPAIAHLLEPVFDVVGVPHGLVHPISFVIALAVATYLHMLLGEMVPKNIALAEPVRTALLLGPPLVTLARALRPVIFTVNAFANALLKLLRVETKDEVSATFSDDELARLVKDAGDAGLVDDRAAERLRHALELGRRPVRDVVLPVDQVVYTRVGTTPEELERLSYESGFSRFPVMDSEQRILGYLHVKDALDATPRDVPFPVTAMRPIARVRAATPLDDVLTALRRSRTHLAAVLDEDDKLAGLVTMEDVLRELVGRPQGR, via the coding sequence ATGACTGCTGTCCAGCTCTTCATCGGCCTGCTGACCCTGGTCGCCAACGCGTTCTTCGTCGGCGCCGAGTTCGCGCTGATCTCCGTACGCCGCAGCCAGATCGAGCCGGAGGCCGAGGCCGGGAACCGGCGGGCGCGGAGCGTCATCTGGGGTCTGGAGCACGTGTCGGCGCTGCTCGCGGCGGCGCAGCTGGGCATCACGCTGTGCACGCTGGTCCTCGGTATCGTCGCCGAACCGGCCATCGCGCACCTGCTGGAGCCCGTCTTCGACGTGGTGGGTGTGCCGCACGGACTGGTCCATCCGATCTCGTTCGTGATCGCGCTGGCCGTGGCGACGTACCTGCACATGCTGCTCGGCGAGATGGTGCCGAAGAACATCGCGCTGGCGGAGCCGGTACGGACCGCGCTGCTGCTCGGACCGCCACTGGTCACCCTCGCCAGGGCACTGCGCCCGGTGATCTTCACAGTCAACGCCTTCGCCAACGCCCTGCTGAAACTTCTGCGGGTGGAGACGAAGGACGAGGTGTCCGCCACGTTCTCCGACGACGAACTTGCCCGTCTCGTCAAGGACGCCGGGGATGCCGGCCTCGTCGACGACCGCGCGGCCGAGCGTCTGCGGCACGCCCTCGAGCTGGGTCGTCGCCCGGTACGGGATGTGGTGCTGCCGGTCGACCAGGTGGTGTACACCCGGGTGGGGACGACGCCCGAGGAGCTGGAACGACTCTCGTACGAGTCGGGTTTCTCGCGTTTCCCGGTGATGGACAGCGAGCAGCGGATCCTGGGCTACCTGCATGTGAAGGACGCCCTGGACGCCACACCGCGCGATGTGCCGTTCCCGGTGACGGCTATGCGGCCGATCGCCCGGGTACGGGCCGCGACACCGCTCGACGATGTGCTGACGGCGCTGCGAAGGAGTCGCACACACCTCGCGGCGGTGCTCGACGAGGACGACAAGCTGGCCGGACTGGTCACGATGGAGGATGTCCTGCGCGAGCTCGTGGGACGGCCGCAAGGACGCTGA
- a CDS encoding adenosylmethionine--8-amino-7-oxononanoate transaminase — MPDPLSPTQLRTLDRDHVWHPYGPMPGRQEPLIVESASGVRLRLAEPVHGQHELIDGMSSWWSAVHGYNHPVLNEAARGQLDRMSHVMFGGLTHEPAVRLAARLVEITPEPLRHVFLADSGSVSVEVAVKMCLQYWHSTGRPAKKRLLTWRGGYHGDTWQPMSVCDPEGGMHGLWSGALPQQVFADEPPGGFDTEPDEAYVQHLRDLIARHADELAAVIVEPVVQGAGGMRFHSPAYLRALREACDAHDVLLVFDEIASGFGRTGKLFAAGHAGISPDVMCVGKALTGGYLTMAATLCTSRVADGISRGEVPVLAHGPTFMGNPLAAAVALASIDLLLGQDWQQEVKRLETGLRDGLAGARSIAGVRDVRVLGAIGVVQLDHDVNMAAATEAAVREGVWLRPFRDLIYTMPPYVTGDDDLARICRAVCAAAREG; from the coding sequence ATGCCTGACCCCCTCTCCCCCACGCAGTTGCGGACCCTGGACCGGGACCACGTCTGGCACCCGTACGGCCCGATGCCGGGCAGGCAGGAGCCGCTGATCGTGGAGTCCGCGTCCGGGGTACGGCTCCGTCTCGCCGAACCCGTCCATGGGCAGCACGAGTTGATCGACGGCATGTCGTCGTGGTGGTCGGCGGTGCACGGCTACAACCATCCGGTGCTCAACGAGGCGGCGCGCGGCCAGCTGGACCGGATGAGCCATGTGATGTTCGGCGGCCTCACCCATGAGCCCGCCGTGCGGCTGGCAGCCCGGCTCGTCGAGATCACGCCGGAACCGCTGCGTCATGTCTTCCTCGCCGACTCCGGTTCGGTGTCGGTCGAGGTCGCGGTGAAGATGTGCCTGCAGTACTGGCATTCCACCGGCCGGCCGGCCAAGAAGCGGCTGCTGACCTGGCGCGGCGGCTACCACGGCGACACCTGGCAGCCGATGTCGGTGTGCGACCCCGAGGGCGGCATGCACGGGCTGTGGTCGGGCGCGCTGCCCCAGCAGGTCTTCGCCGACGAGCCGCCCGGTGGTTTCGACACGGAGCCGGACGAGGCGTACGTACAGCATCTCCGGGACCTGATCGCGCGCCATGCCGATGAGCTGGCCGCGGTGATCGTGGAGCCGGTGGTGCAGGGTGCGGGCGGGATGCGGTTCCACTCCCCCGCATATCTGCGGGCGCTTCGCGAGGCGTGCGACGCACATGACGTGCTGCTGGTGTTCGACGAGATCGCCAGCGGTTTCGGACGTACGGGGAAGCTGTTCGCCGCCGGACACGCCGGGATCTCTCCCGACGTCATGTGCGTCGGCAAGGCGCTGACCGGCGGCTACCTCACGATGGCGGCAACGCTGTGCACCTCACGGGTGGCGGACGGCATCTCGCGCGGCGAGGTGCCGGTGCTGGCGCACGGGCCGACGTTCATGGGCAACCCACTGGCCGCCGCGGTGGCCCTTGCCTCGATCGATCTGCTGCTCGGCCAGGACTGGCAGCAGGAGGTCAAGCGCCTGGAGACGGGGCTGCGGGACGGTCTTGCCGGTGCGCGTTCGATCGCGGGTGTGCGGGACGTACGCGTCCTGGGCGCCATCGGCGTCGTGCAGCTCGATCACGACGTGAACATGGCTGCGGCCACCGAGGCCGCGGTCCGTGAGGGCGTGTGGCTGCGTCCGTTCCGGGACCTGATCTACACGATGCCGCCGTATGTGACCGGCGACGACGATCTGGCGCGCATCTGCCGTGCGGTGTGCGCCGCAGCGCGGGAGGGCTGA
- a CDS encoding hemolysin family protein yields the protein MTEVLLLLVAVLLSLACGAFVAAEFSLTTVERGQLERAVTRGERGAASAMKAVRSLTFQLSGAQLGITVTNLVVGMISEPSIAKLIRGPVEATGLSPSVASSVALVLGTALSTVFLMVVGELVPKNWAISSPLAMAKAVATPQRAFTAVFRPFISHLNNTANRIVRRIGLEPTEELASARSPQELVALARHSAKAGALEADTAELFVRTLNLADLTAENVMTPRVQVTALEVQATAEDVANATRATGLSRFPVYRGSLDSVVGVAHIKDVLAIPAEERPRTRVSEMLREPLLVPETLTVDRLLDRLSGKLAMAVVIDEYGGTAGVVTLEDIVEEVVGEVRDEHDPHETPDLAPAGEDAYGRTLWSADGAARTDQLRTIGLRVPEGPYETLAGLIATEVGRIPAVGDSIELAGWRLDVADASGRRAARVLLHAPLPGSDDGAEDGR from the coding sequence ATGACCGAAGTGCTCCTGCTGCTCGTGGCAGTACTGCTGTCGCTCGCCTGCGGTGCCTTCGTCGCGGCCGAATTCTCCCTGACCACCGTCGAGCGCGGTCAGCTCGAAAGGGCGGTGACGCGGGGCGAGCGGGGCGCGGCAAGCGCCATGAAGGCGGTGCGCAGCCTCACCTTCCAGCTCTCCGGCGCGCAGCTCGGCATCACCGTCACCAATCTGGTAGTCGGCATGATCTCCGAGCCGTCGATCGCGAAACTGATCCGCGGTCCGGTCGAGGCGACCGGACTGTCCCCGAGTGTGGCGTCCTCGGTGGCGCTGGTGCTCGGAACGGCACTGTCCACGGTGTTCCTGATGGTCGTCGGCGAACTCGTCCCGAAGAACTGGGCGATCTCCTCGCCGCTCGCCATGGCGAAGGCCGTGGCCACCCCGCAGCGGGCCTTCACGGCAGTCTTCCGGCCCTTCATCAGCCACCTCAACAACACGGCCAACCGGATCGTGCGTCGCATCGGTCTCGAACCGACCGAGGAGCTGGCCTCCGCCCGCAGCCCGCAGGAGCTGGTGGCGCTGGCCCGTCACTCGGCGAAGGCGGGCGCGCTGGAGGCGGACACCGCGGAACTCTTCGTCCGCACCCTCAATCTCGCAGATCTGACCGCGGAGAATGTGATGACCCCACGGGTGCAGGTCACCGCGCTGGAGGTGCAGGCGACCGCCGAGGACGTCGCGAACGCCACCCGGGCGACCGGACTGTCCCGCTTCCCCGTCTACCGGGGCAGCCTCGACTCCGTCGTCGGCGTCGCACACATCAAGGACGTGCTGGCGATCCCGGCCGAGGAGAGGCCGCGTACGCGCGTGTCGGAGATGTTGCGCGAGCCCCTGCTCGTACCGGAGACCCTCACCGTGGACCGGCTGCTCGACCGGCTCTCCGGCAAGCTCGCAATGGCCGTGGTCATCGACGAGTACGGCGGCACGGCCGGAGTCGTCACGCTGGAGGACATCGTCGAGGAGGTGGTCGGCGAGGTACGCGACGAGCACGACCCACACGAGACGCCGGACCTCGCACCGGCCGGTGAGGACGCCTACGGGCGCACCCTCTGGTCGGCCGACGGTGCTGCCCGCACCGACCAGCTGCGGACCATCGGACTCCGGGTGCCGGAAGGACCGTACGAGACGCTCGCCGGACTGATCGCCACGGAGGTGGGCCGGATCCCGGCCGTGGGCGACTCCATCGAGCTGGCGGGCTGGCGGCTGGATGTGGCGGACGCTTCGGGGCGCCGCGCGGCGCGGGTACTGCTGCACGCACCGCTGCCCGGCTCCGACGACGGGGCGGAGGACGGACGATGA
- a CDS encoding fic family toxin-antitoxin system, toxin component produces the protein MNLRIDLSWLLMVAEHKTPGDPQVVDWGALVAAVARHEAEIFGSPVYSDPHIRAAALLQLLLHVPALEHSNAMFASAVAYGYLVASGLKVITSPEQVRDLALLVKEGKADVRAISDELRQWSL, from the coding sequence TTGAACCTCCGGATCGACCTTTCCTGGCTGCTCATGGTCGCCGAGCACAAGACGCCCGGCGATCCACAGGTCGTCGACTGGGGTGCGCTCGTCGCCGCGGTCGCCCGTCATGAGGCGGAGATCTTCGGCAGCCCCGTATACAGCGACCCGCACATCAGGGCCGCCGCACTCCTGCAGTTGCTGCTCCATGTCCCCGCTCTGGAACACTCCAACGCGATGTTCGCCTCCGCCGTCGCCTACGGCTATCTCGTCGCCTCCGGACTGAAGGTCATCACTTCGCCCGAGCAGGTCCGTGACCTGGCCCTGCTGGTGAAGGAGGGCAAGGCCGACGTCCGGGCCATCTCGGACGAGCTCCGCCAATGGAGCCTGTGA
- a CDS encoding class I SAM-dependent methyltransferase — protein sequence MRLRSTKIPKDAVHHPVFARVYARMSVAAETRSGMAAIRADLLTGLSGRVIEIGAGNGLNFAHYPPAVSEVVAIEPEWCLRQLALRSALRAGMPVDVVPAAAEALPVKSEAFDGAVASLVLCTVRNMERSLAEILRVLRPGGELRFFEHVRADDRAMAATQRALDRTVWPLVCGGCHTSRDTLAAIEEAGFVVEEYRKVKMPERGIRLPTSACVLGVARRTTVVD from the coding sequence ATGCGCCTGCGGAGCACGAAGATCCCGAAGGACGCGGTGCACCACCCGGTCTTCGCCCGGGTCTATGCCCGCATGAGTGTGGCCGCGGAGACCAGATCCGGCATGGCGGCGATCCGCGCGGATCTGCTCACGGGTCTGTCGGGACGCGTCATCGAGATCGGCGCGGGGAACGGCCTGAACTTCGCTCACTACCCGCCTGCCGTGTCCGAAGTGGTGGCGATCGAACCCGAGTGGTGCCTACGACAGTTGGCGCTCCGGTCCGCGCTGCGTGCCGGTATGCCGGTGGATGTCGTACCGGCTGCCGCGGAGGCGCTGCCGGTGAAGAGCGAGGCGTTCGACGGGGCCGTCGCGTCACTCGTGCTGTGCACCGTACGCAATATGGAACGGTCGCTCGCGGAGATCCTCCGGGTGCTGCGCCCCGGCGGGGAGCTGCGCTTCTTCGAGCATGTACGGGCCGACGACCGCGCCATGGCGGCGACCCAGCGGGCACTGGACCGGACGGTGTGGCCGCTGGTGTGCGGTGGGTGTCACACGTCGCGGGACACGCTCGCCGCGATCGAGGAGGCCGGGTTCGTGGTGGAGGAGTACCGCAAGGTCAAGATGCCGGAGAGGGGGATCCGGCTCCCCACCTCCGCGTGCGTGCTGGGCGTGGCCCGCCGGACGACCGTGGTGGACTGA